Proteins encoded in a region of the Rothia mucilaginosa genome:
- a CDS encoding aldo/keto reductase: MSYNVPNVKFNDGRSIPQLGYGVWQIEDEVAEKIVGTALETGYRHIDTAAIYGNEAGVGRAIANSDVPREDIFLTTKLWNSDQGYESAFEAFEASLEKLGTDYVDLYLIHWAKPQQGLYLDSWRALIELQKQGKVRSIGVSNFPEEQLREIIEETGVVPVIHQVELHPYFSQEALRAVHAEYGIVTEAWSPLGNGSDLLQNPVLAEIAEHHGATPAQVVLAWHLAKGTVAIPKSATPSRIEENLASVNVKLTAEDIAAVDALSTPEGRIGADPANIDF; this comes from the coding sequence ATGAGCTACAACGTACCCAATGTAAAGTTCAACGACGGCCGATCCATTCCGCAGCTGGGCTACGGCGTATGGCAGATTGAGGACGAGGTCGCCGAGAAGATTGTGGGCACCGCCCTGGAGACCGGCTACCGCCACATCGACACCGCCGCTATCTACGGCAACGAGGCGGGCGTGGGCCGCGCTATCGCTAACTCTGACGTGCCTCGCGAAGATATCTTCCTCACCACCAAGCTGTGGAACTCTGACCAGGGTTACGAGAGCGCTTTCGAGGCATTCGAGGCTTCCCTGGAGAAGCTGGGTACCGACTACGTTGACCTGTACCTGATTCACTGGGCTAAGCCGCAGCAGGGTCTGTACCTGGATTCTTGGCGTGCGCTGATTGAGCTGCAGAAGCAGGGTAAGGTCCGTTCGATTGGTGTTTCGAACTTCCCCGAGGAGCAGTTGCGCGAGATTATCGAGGAGACCGGCGTGGTTCCGGTCATCCACCAGGTTGAGCTGCACCCTTACTTCTCGCAGGAGGCGCTGCGCGCTGTTCACGCCGAGTACGGCATCGTGACCGAGGCATGGAGCCCGCTGGGCAACGGTAGCGATCTGCTGCAGAACCCCGTGCTGGCTGAGATTGCGGAGCACCACGGCGCAACCCCCGCGCAGGTCGTGCTGGCGTGGCACCTGGCTAAGGGCACCGTGGCTATCCCGAAGTCCGCGACCCCCTCTCGTATTGAGGAGAACCTGGCGTCGGTGAACGTGAAGCTGACCGCTGAGGACATCGCGGCTGTGGATGCGCTTTCCACCCCCGAGGGTCGTATTGGCGCTGACCCGGCGAACATCGACTTCTAG
- a CDS encoding helix-hairpin-helix domain-containing protein, with protein MSEHPLPSSIRPRADRAADPAPSSAAHREKHETGGAGEPPAEHLINALAVETGIAPHRIRAAVALLDADNSVPFIARYRKEATGALIDTQLRTIQSRLGQLRALEERRARVLEALTARADEGLIDPLTLLQLRSSLMNAATVADVNALYAPYRSERVTRAQLARAAGLDSLVEDLLEVPLADAHAIAAAYITTDEEIAEARAEGDETLPIRTAEEALEGARAILIDRALTDPVLGEKLLTRLREQGVIESRVIAGHESDGAKFSDYFAFSDRIRSIPPHRVLALHRAKDAGVVRLKVDVAPAPAPLSRLRGAARVEAEAAAENYENVRSAYEREVAAALRIPVQVLNTVDDEDRVLGWLAATVRTAWRSHLRPRLAERIRHRLLDTAAQNATEVFASNLRDILLAAPAGHKTTLGLDPGLRHGVKYAVVDGTGEPLRVGTVYPHAPRNQWAEALRELAVACREHGVELIAIGNGTASRETDKLASELIRALREEGVEAPQKVTVSEAGASVYSASALAAAELPDYDVTVRGAVSIARRLQDPLAELVKIDPQSIGVGQYQHDVPPAALRRALNDTVEDCVNAVGVNLNSASVQLLAHVAGVGTATAERIVAYRTEHGPFANRRQLLNVPRLGEKTFRQAAGFIRIRGGEESLDASAVHPEAYPLARRIIADAQARNGAHWVAGALGTSDGSDPLAGLNPADYVQEGGQDGAEEGTAGVYTVQDIFTELRRPGLDPRGSFRTARFSESVSRFEDVRPGMVLEGTVSNVAAFGAFVDIGVHQDGLVHISQMSRGFVANPHDIVRSGDIVRVRVVEVDPARRRISLSLLVEDES; from the coding sequence ATGAGCGAACACCCCCTCCCGAGCAGTATCCGCCCGCGCGCGGATCGAGCTGCAGACCCCGCGCCCAGCAGCGCCGCACACCGCGAAAAACACGAAACCGGCGGCGCAGGTGAGCCGCCCGCCGAGCACCTCATCAACGCGCTCGCCGTAGAAACCGGCATTGCGCCGCACCGCATCCGCGCAGCCGTGGCGCTACTCGACGCCGACAACTCCGTGCCCTTCATCGCGCGTTACCGCAAAGAAGCGACGGGCGCGCTCATCGACACCCAGCTGCGCACCATCCAGTCGCGCCTGGGTCAGCTCCGCGCCCTCGAGGAGCGCCGCGCCCGCGTGCTCGAGGCGCTCACCGCGCGCGCCGACGAAGGACTCATCGACCCGCTCACCCTGCTGCAACTGCGTTCCTCGCTCATGAACGCCGCCACCGTCGCAGACGTGAACGCCCTCTACGCCCCCTACCGCAGCGAGCGCGTAACCCGCGCGCAGCTGGCCCGCGCTGCCGGGCTCGACTCCCTCGTCGAGGACCTGCTGGAGGTGCCCCTCGCCGACGCGCACGCCATCGCCGCCGCCTACATCACCACCGATGAGGAGATTGCGGAGGCCCGCGCGGAGGGGGATGAGACGCTGCCCATCCGCACGGCCGAGGAGGCCCTCGAGGGCGCCCGCGCAATCCTGATCGACCGCGCCCTCACCGACCCTGTGCTCGGCGAGAAACTCTTGACCCGCCTGCGCGAGCAGGGCGTCATCGAATCCCGCGTCATTGCCGGGCACGAAAGTGACGGCGCGAAGTTCTCGGACTATTTCGCCTTCTCGGACCGTATTCGCTCCATCCCGCCGCACCGCGTGCTGGCGCTGCACCGTGCTAAGGACGCCGGCGTGGTGCGCCTCAAGGTGGACGTGGCACCCGCCCCCGCGCCGCTCAGCCGCCTGCGCGGTGCCGCCCGCGTCGAGGCCGAGGCCGCAGCCGAAAACTACGAGAACGTACGTTCTGCATACGAGCGTGAGGTGGCTGCCGCGCTGCGCATCCCCGTGCAGGTGCTCAACACCGTCGACGACGAGGACCGCGTGCTCGGCTGGCTCGCCGCCACCGTGCGCACCGCCTGGCGCAGCCACCTGCGCCCGCGCCTGGCCGAGCGCATCCGCCACCGCCTGCTCGATACCGCCGCGCAGAACGCGACCGAGGTGTTTGCCTCCAACCTGCGCGATATTCTGCTCGCCGCACCCGCCGGTCACAAAACCACCCTCGGCCTGGATCCGGGTCTGCGCCACGGCGTGAAATACGCCGTGGTTGACGGCACCGGTGAGCCGCTGCGCGTGGGCACCGTCTACCCGCACGCCCCGCGCAACCAGTGGGCAGAAGCACTGCGCGAGCTTGCCGTCGCCTGCCGCGAGCACGGCGTGGAACTTATCGCCATCGGTAACGGCACCGCAAGCCGCGAAACCGACAAGCTCGCCAGCGAACTCATTCGCGCCCTGCGCGAGGAGGGCGTGGAAGCACCCCAGAAGGTGACCGTTTCGGAGGCGGGCGCCTCCGTCTACTCCGCCTCGGCCCTGGCCGCCGCTGAGCTGCCCGACTACGACGTAACCGTGCGCGGCGCCGTCTCCATCGCGCGCCGCCTGCAGGACCCGCTCGCCGAGCTCGTCAAAATCGACCCGCAGTCCATCGGCGTGGGCCAGTACCAGCACGACGTGCCGCCGGCCGCCCTGCGCCGGGCCCTCAACGACACCGTCGAAGACTGCGTGAACGCCGTGGGCGTGAACCTCAACAGCGCTTCCGTGCAGCTGCTCGCGCACGTGGCGGGCGTGGGCACCGCGACCGCCGAACGCATCGTCGCCTACCGCACCGAGCACGGCCCCTTTGCGAACCGCCGGCAGCTGCTAAACGTGCCGCGGCTGGGTGAGAAGACCTTCCGCCAGGCGGCGGGCTTCATTCGTATTCGTGGCGGCGAGGAGTCTCTGGATGCCTCCGCGGTGCACCCGGAGGCCTACCCGCTCGCGCGCCGCATTATTGCCGACGCGCAGGCCCGCAACGGCGCCCACTGGGTAGCTGGCGCTCTGGGTACCTCGGACGGCAGCGACCCGCTGGCCGGGCTGAACCCCGCCGACTACGTGCAGGAGGGCGGACAGGACGGCGCGGAGGAGGGAACCGCCGGCGTGTACACGGTGCAGGACATCTTCACCGAGCTGCGCCGCCCCGGCCTGGACCCGCGCGGTAGCTTCCGCACCGCACGCTTCTCCGAATCCGTCTCGCGTTTTGAGGATGTGCGCCCCGGCATGGTGCTCGAGGGCACCGTATCGAACGTGGCGGCATTCGGCGCGTTCGTGGATATCGGCGTGCATCAGGACGGCCTTGTGCACATCTCGCAGATGAGCCGCGGTTTCGTGGCGAACCCGCACGACATTGTGCGTAGCGGCGACATTGTGCGGGTGCGCGTGGTGGAGGTCGACCCGGCCCGCCGCCGCATCTCCCTCTCGCTGCTGGTGGAGGACGAGAGCTAG
- a CDS encoding dehydrogenase: MREQAALSNAPEGYLDFHDEYAELIAELAALGFTPTQVLRRLNFLYPHINKKYLNYALSSGIWQFGPVTAEAPSYTVLACGLWYVFAEAYDLPPEPEYAALILDCDIIHDLPPALEARHFNNEDIATVLAKIGATLKYLAAHPYSQLEEEAYAQTLEDIRLRGLEEIGTEGGSLYTLLAASMEGESAWPAPAQTVNDYLGDGDWSLGMLRTGIYPAEALENEWYIDAASVPEDFAPKTLSLFLSYCARYDREPTALNYGYWSTIPTLIEQVPPLGAVRAKFGSWQATLHRGRTQIARELRLWTRDEANEAAAKASAAEASAAEELERLDAELASAELTEAELAELDTSDNSPADAPAEPTEPAEPAEPARLSARELTEQGIGVVQTAHTDLAAYHRTRWEQTVEVFGERLAQLAWNRRLSTYYFFDGASLEDADPTPVVTVFRSPTGFLCELEPTAEALPAFDPEFLQEHGWRRPVPVHALWNLHALDPLEAAAAVIEAMRSGCGCERWDFYRTDDDNDPLAEEAETASV; this comes from the coding sequence ATGCGCGAACAAGCCGCGCTATCAAACGCGCCGGAGGGCTACTTAGATTTTCACGACGAGTACGCGGAACTCATCGCCGAACTCGCCGCGCTGGGGTTCACCCCTACCCAGGTTCTCCGCCGCCTCAACTTTCTGTACCCGCACATCAACAAGAAGTACCTGAACTATGCGCTGAGCTCCGGTATCTGGCAGTTTGGTCCGGTCACGGCAGAGGCCCCGAGCTACACGGTGCTCGCCTGCGGCCTCTGGTACGTTTTCGCGGAAGCCTACGATCTGCCTCCGGAGCCCGAGTACGCGGCGCTGATTCTTGATTGCGATATTATCCACGACCTGCCGCCCGCACTGGAGGCGCGCCACTTCAACAACGAAGATATCGCCACCGTCCTGGCGAAGATTGGCGCAACGCTCAAGTACCTTGCCGCACACCCTTACTCCCAGCTGGAGGAAGAAGCCTACGCGCAGACCCTCGAGGACATCCGACTGCGCGGCTTGGAAGAAATCGGCACCGAGGGCGGTAGCCTGTACACCCTGCTCGCCGCCAGCATGGAGGGCGAATCCGCGTGGCCTGCCCCGGCGCAGACGGTAAACGACTACCTCGGCGACGGCGACTGGTCCTTGGGCATGCTCCGCACCGGCATCTACCCGGCGGAGGCACTCGAAAACGAGTGGTACATTGACGCCGCCTCGGTACCCGAGGATTTTGCTCCGAAGACCCTGAGCCTCTTTTTGAGCTATTGTGCCCGCTACGACCGCGAACCGACGGCACTGAACTACGGCTACTGGTCTACCATTCCCACGCTCATCGAGCAGGTGCCGCCCCTGGGCGCGGTACGCGCCAAGTTCGGCTCCTGGCAGGCGACCCTGCATCGCGGACGCACGCAGATTGCCCGCGAGCTGCGCCTGTGGACCAGGGACGAAGCAAACGAGGCTGCCGCTAAGGCGAGCGCTGCTGAGGCAAGTGCCGCGGAGGAGCTTGAGCGCCTCGACGCTGAGCTGGCTAGCGCTGAGCTGACCGAAGCAGAACTAGCAGAGCTGGATACTTCGGACAACTCCCCTGCGGACGCTCCCGCGGAGCCGACAGAGCCCGCGGAACCCGCAGAGCCCGCGCGTCTGAGCGCCCGCGAACTCACCGAGCAGGGCATCGGCGTGGTGCAGACCGCCCACACCGACCTCGCGGCGTACCACCGCACTCGGTGGGAGCAGACGGTGGAAGTCTTCGGCGAACGCCTCGCGCAGCTTGCCTGGAACCGCCGCCTGAGTACCTACTACTTCTTCGACGGCGCATCCCTGGAGGACGCCGACCCGACCCCCGTGGTGACGGTCTTCCGCTCCCCCACAGGCTTCCTCTGCGAGCTCGAACCTACCGCGGAGGCGCTACCCGCCTTCGACCCGGAGTTTCTGCAGGAACACGGTTGGAGGCGCCCGGTGCCGGTGCATGCTCTGTGGAACCTGCACGCGCTCGACCCACTGGAGGCTGCTGCCGCCGTCATTGAGGCGATGCGTTCCGGTTGCGGTTGTGAACGCTGGGATTTCTACCGCACCGATGATGACAACGACCCGCTCGCTGAAGAGGCTGAGACGGCGTCCGTCTAA
- a CDS encoding amino acid permease: MTEQNNVSLNPKAPEQGERLHRGLSNRHIQLIAIGGAIGTGLFMGSGRAISLAGPSVIFVYMLIGAVIFLVLRAMGEILLSNLRYKSFSDFTTDLVGPMAGFFLGWSYWFMWVVTAVADIIAIVGYLRLWWPDLQAWIPALVVIGVLLTLNLVSVKNFGEIEFWFSMIKIVAIVALIIVGGGMVAIGFTSPSGAQASVANLWNDGGMFPNHLIGFLGAFQIAVFAFMGSELVGTTAAETQDPEKTLPRAINAVPVRIMVFYVGALVTILMVTPWRLVSPDKSPFVAMFTLAGLGIAAHIINFVVITSATSSANSGIFSTSRMAFGLARERSAPQFLGKISKNGVPRNALFLSAVMLLSSIVLLYAGDSISSAFNLVTTVAAVLVIFAWAMIMVSYLMYRKKFPSRHEKSKFRLPGGRFSAWLSLVFFAFTIGVLAMDEETLRGLLAMPVWFAILGIGWFFKRRADARRHEAISTRTAQIAIVEASEIFSAR; the protein is encoded by the coding sequence GTGACTGAACAGAACAACGTCAGCCTGAATCCTAAAGCTCCCGAGCAGGGAGAGCGACTACACCGCGGTCTAAGCAACCGCCACATCCAGCTCATCGCCATCGGCGGTGCCATCGGCACCGGCCTGTTCATGGGCTCCGGTCGCGCCATCTCCCTGGCGGGCCCCTCCGTGATTTTCGTGTATATGCTCATCGGCGCCGTCATCTTCCTGGTGCTGCGAGCTATGGGCGAGATTCTGCTCTCCAACCTGAGGTACAAGTCCTTCTCCGACTTCACCACCGACCTCGTCGGCCCCATGGCCGGGTTCTTCCTCGGCTGGTCCTACTGGTTCATGTGGGTGGTCACCGCCGTCGCGGACATCATCGCAATTGTTGGCTACCTGCGTCTGTGGTGGCCCGACCTGCAAGCCTGGATCCCGGCGCTCGTCGTCATCGGCGTTCTGCTGACCCTGAACCTGGTGTCCGTGAAGAACTTCGGCGAAATCGAATTCTGGTTCTCCATGATTAAGATTGTCGCCATCGTCGCCCTGATTATCGTTGGTGGCGGCATGGTCGCTATCGGCTTCACCTCACCCAGTGGCGCGCAGGCGTCCGTCGCCAACCTCTGGAACGACGGCGGTATGTTCCCCAACCACCTGATTGGCTTCCTCGGCGCGTTCCAGATTGCCGTCTTCGCGTTCATGGGCTCCGAGCTTGTCGGTACCACCGCCGCAGAAACCCAGGACCCCGAAAAGACCCTGCCCAGGGCAATCAACGCCGTGCCGGTACGTATTATGGTCTTCTACGTGGGTGCGCTCGTCACCATCCTGATGGTTACCCCCTGGCGCCTCGTCAGCCCCGATAAGAGCCCCTTCGTCGCCATGTTCACCCTGGCGGGCCTGGGCATCGCCGCGCACATCATCAACTTTGTGGTGATTACCAGCGCAACCTCCTCGGCGAACTCCGGTATCTTCTCCACCTCGCGCATGGCATTCGGCCTGGCGCGCGAGCGCAGCGCCCCGCAGTTCCTGGGCAAGATCTCTAAGAACGGTGTGCCGCGTAACGCGCTGTTCCTCTCCGCCGTGATGCTGCTGTCCTCCATCGTGCTGCTCTACGCGGGTGACTCAATCTCTAGCGCGTTCAACCTGGTCACCACCGTGGCTGCGGTACTCGTGATTTTTGCGTGGGCGATGATTATGGTCAGCTACCTGATGTACCGCAAGAAGTTCCCGTCACGTCACGAGAAGTCGAAGTTCCGTCTGCCCGGCGGCCGTTTCTCCGCGTGGCTGTCGCTGGTGTTCTTCGCCTTCACCATCGGTGTGCTGGCCATGGATGAAGAAACCCTCAGGGGTCTGCTCGCGATGCCCGTCTGGTTCGCGATTCTGGGTATTGGTTGGTTCTTCAAGCGCCGTGCGGATGCACGCCGCCACGAAGCAATCTCTACCCGCACCGCGCAGATTGCGATTGTGGAGGCATCCGAGATTTTCTCGGCACGCTAA
- a CDS encoding amino acid permease translates to MQHNSVTGLDSEAEHSKLQRGLSYRHIQLIAIGGAIGTGLFLGSAKTIALTGPSIVFVYAIIGSVIYFVLRAMGEILLSNPKYKSFTDFITDILGLRAGFFVGWSYWFFWVVTGIADVIAITGYIKYWWPEIPAFIPALTVIVALLLLNLPSVKNFGEIEFWFAVIKIVAIVALIIVGALMVAFSFTAPDGTVASVANLWDRPGPSGSGIFTQGLTGFLGAFQIALFAFVGAELVGTAVAETEHPERTLPKAINAVPFRIGLFYALPLLTILAVTPWDKLDKSMSPFVGMFSLAGIAVAASLVNFVVLTSAASSANSGIFSTSRMVYGLAHDGAAPSALGKLTKNGVPANALYLTTVMLLFSLVMLYAGSGIMEAFTVVTSVASMMGIFTWSMILIAYLVYRKKFPERHEASAYKMPWGIGMSWFGLVFFAVMVYALSLYPDTAIGLALTPIWFIALAIGYEILTRRHAAKRARVLAAGNVVDKAADKAGQK, encoded by the coding sequence ATGCAGCACAACTCCGTCACCGGCCTGGACTCCGAAGCTGAGCACTCTAAGCTTCAGCGCGGACTAAGCTACCGACACATCCAGCTGATCGCTATTGGCGGCGCCATCGGCACCGGCCTTTTCCTCGGCTCGGCAAAGACCATCGCCCTGACCGGCCCCTCTATCGTCTTTGTTTACGCCATTATCGGTAGCGTCATCTACTTTGTTCTGCGCGCCATGGGCGAGATTCTGCTCTCCAACCCCAAGTACAAGTCCTTCACTGACTTCATCACCGACATCCTCGGTCTGCGCGCCGGCTTCTTCGTCGGCTGGTCGTACTGGTTCTTCTGGGTCGTCACAGGTATCGCGGATGTCATCGCTATTACCGGCTACATCAAATACTGGTGGCCGGAAATCCCAGCCTTCATCCCGGCGCTGACCGTTATCGTGGCTCTGCTGCTGCTGAACCTGCCCTCGGTGAAGAACTTCGGTGAAATCGAATTCTGGTTCGCAGTCATTAAAATCGTCGCGATTGTCGCCCTCATTATTGTTGGTGCGCTCATGGTTGCCTTTAGCTTCACCGCGCCCGACGGTACCGTCGCCTCCGTGGCAAATCTCTGGGATCGCCCCGGCCCCTCCGGTAGCGGTATCTTTACCCAGGGCCTGACGGGCTTCCTGGGTGCCTTCCAGATTGCGCTCTTCGCCTTCGTGGGTGCTGAGCTGGTCGGTACCGCCGTGGCGGAAACCGAACACCCCGAACGCACTCTGCCCAAGGCAATTAATGCGGTACCCTTCCGCATTGGCCTCTTCTACGCCCTGCCGCTGCTGACCATCCTCGCTGTCACCCCCTGGGACAAGTTGGATAAGTCCATGAGCCCCTTCGTGGGTATGTTCTCCCTGGCGGGCATTGCTGTTGCCGCCTCGCTGGTGAACTTTGTGGTGCTGACCTCCGCGGCGTCCTCGGCGAACTCCGGTATTTTCTCGACCTCCCGCATGGTCTACGGTCTGGCACACGACGGTGCCGCACCCTCCGCACTGGGTAAGCTCACCAAGAATGGTGTGCCCGCCAACGCCCTGTACCTGACCACCGTGATGCTGCTGTTCAGCCTGGTCATGCTGTACGCCGGTAGCGGCATCATGGAGGCGTTCACCGTGGTGACCTCCGTGGCGTCGATGATGGGTATCTTCACCTGGAGCATGATCCTGATTGCGTACCTGGTCTACCGTAAGAAGTTCCCCGAACGCCACGAGGCATCCGCATACAAGATGCCCTGGGGTATTGGCATGAGCTGGTTTGGTCTGGTCTTCTTCGCCGTCATGGTCTACGCCCTGAGCCTGTACCCGGACACCGCAATCGGTCTGGCGCTGACCCCCATCTGGTTCATTGCTCTGGCTATTGGCTACGAGATTCTGACCCGCCGCCACGCGGCGAAGCGTGCTCGTGTGCTGGCTGCTGGCAATGTTGTTGACAAGGCTGCTGACAAGGCTGGTCAGAAGTAG
- the trmB gene encoding tRNA (guanosine(46)-N7)-methyltransferase TrmB, which translates to MSTENTQPSQAPESTEEKAKKPVPEEFFRQPYSFVRRGDRLTARRQKAWDTYSPTHVLDIPRLRTDTSVAPEATFDPVKIYGREAYQVVEIGSGLGEAIVHRAAEVPEANFLAVEVYTPGIADLLLKMGNAGVENVRVAQANAPELLDNMLEENSVDELWVFFPDPWHKSRHHKRRLVSPAFADKVARVLKPGGIWRLATDWEEYALVMREVLEAHPDFENVNPGAGATEEDPLGGWAPRWEGRTLTSFERKAQEAGRRAHDLTYRRK; encoded by the coding sequence ATGTCTACTGAGAACACGCAGCCTAGCCAGGCACCCGAATCCACCGAAGAAAAGGCCAAGAAGCCGGTTCCCGAGGAATTCTTCCGCCAGCCCTACTCCTTCGTCCGCCGCGGCGACCGCCTCACCGCGCGCCGCCAGAAGGCGTGGGACACCTACTCCCCCACCCACGTGCTGGACATTCCGCGCCTGCGCACCGACACCTCCGTCGCGCCCGAGGCGACCTTCGACCCGGTCAAGATTTACGGCCGCGAGGCGTACCAGGTTGTCGAGATCGGTTCCGGTCTGGGCGAGGCAATCGTGCACCGCGCAGCTGAGGTGCCCGAGGCGAACTTCCTCGCCGTTGAGGTGTACACCCCCGGCATCGCGGACCTGCTGCTGAAGATGGGCAACGCCGGCGTGGAGAACGTGCGTGTGGCTCAGGCGAACGCACCCGAACTGCTCGACAACATGCTTGAGGAGAACTCCGTGGATGAGCTGTGGGTGTTCTTCCCGGACCCCTGGCACAAGTCCCGCCACCACAAGCGCCGCCTGGTGTCCCCGGCGTTCGCTGATAAGGTTGCGCGCGTGCTTAAGCCCGGCGGCATTTGGCGTCTGGCGACTGACTGGGAGGAGTACGCCCTGGTCATGCGTGAGGTTCTGGAGGCGCACCCCGACTTTGAGAACGTGAATCCTGGCGCCGGTGCGACCGAGGAGGATCCGCTGGGTGGTTGGGCTCCGCGTTGGGAGGGTCGTACCCTTACCAGCTTTGAGCGTAAGGCTCAGGAGGCGGGCCGCCGCGCGCACGATCTGACCTACCGCCGCAAGTAA
- a CDS encoding heat shock protein transcriptional repressor HspR, translated as MASRESSSKSRSGKPLHSVDLPVFVISVAAELAGMHPQTLRQYDRIGLVQPSRAPGKARRYSQRDVNRLQQIQQLSQEGVSLEGIRRIIELESLVEEQQEQIAALQRQVEDAKVKLGLAERVFAAGTSGDVVHIARGTRPAPRQRSSAVVLYRQRHQPATADDTKPQR; from the coding sequence ATGGCATCTCGAGAATCATCATCTAAGTCCCGTAGCGGTAAGCCGTTGCACAGCGTGGACCTGCCGGTTTTCGTGATTTCTGTGGCGGCTGAGCTGGCGGGTATGCACCCGCAGACCCTGCGCCAGTACGACCGCATCGGCCTGGTCCAGCCTTCGCGTGCGCCCGGTAAGGCGCGCCGCTATTCGCAGCGTGACGTGAACCGTCTGCAGCAGATTCAGCAGCTCTCGCAGGAGGGCGTCTCCCTGGAGGGTATTCGCCGCATTATTGAGCTGGAGTCCCTCGTGGAGGAGCAGCAGGAGCAGATTGCGGCGCTCCAGCGTCAGGTTGAGGACGCGAAGGTGAAGCTGGGCTTGGCGGAGCGCGTGTTCGCCGCCGGTACCAGTGGCGACGTGGTGCATATTGCTCGCGGTACCCGCCCGGCGCCTCGTCAGCGTTCTTCGGCTGTGGTGCTGTACCGTCAGCGTCACCAGCCGGCTACAGCGGATGATACGAAGCCGCAGCGCTAA
- a CDS encoding DnaJ domain-containing protein — MASENWLTDDFYKALGVSEDASESDIKKAYRKLSRKYHPDLNPGDAAAEKKFKEISEAYDVLSDKKQREEYDQIRRYGAAGMGGFGGGGFGGGSYTGYPGADAFGGFSNGGAGINIDDLLGGLFGGSAGGSRRSAGFTSADFGGMGGGGFGGAQHAAPEESTTSTRISLAQAYTGATVTVFLPDGSHTEARIPAGIKDGQKVRLRGKGLHGGDLKVTVRVSDDSVYSREGNNLILRAPVTLAEAVDGAVIEVPLPDASTVKLRLAPGQVGRRLRAKGRGFKAKGGDGDLLVIPEIVLPTELSAEAQEAFDKFVKLAPQENPRKDLLKKAK; from the coding sequence ATGGCAAGTGAAAACTGGCTAACCGACGACTTTTATAAGGCACTGGGTGTCAGCGAAGACGCAAGCGAAAGCGACATCAAGAAGGCGTACCGCAAGCTCTCCCGCAAGTACCACCCGGACCTGAACCCCGGCGACGCCGCAGCAGAGAAGAAGTTCAAGGAAATCTCGGAAGCATACGACGTGCTCTCCGATAAGAAGCAGCGCGAAGAGTACGACCAGATTCGCCGCTACGGTGCCGCAGGCATGGGCGGATTCGGAGGCGGCGGCTTCGGCGGTGGCAGCTACACCGGCTACCCCGGCGCGGACGCATTCGGCGGCTTCAGCAACGGCGGCGCAGGCATCAACATTGACGACCTGCTCGGCGGCCTCTTCGGCGGTAGCGCAGGCGGCTCCCGACGCTCCGCAGGCTTCACCAGCGCCGACTTCGGCGGCATGGGCGGTGGCGGTTTCGGCGGCGCACAGCACGCAGCCCCCGAAGAGAGTACCACCAGCACCCGCATCAGCCTCGCCCAGGCATACACCGGCGCGACCGTGACCGTGTTCCTGCCGGACGGCTCCCACACCGAGGCACGCATCCCTGCAGGCATTAAGGACGGCCAGAAGGTGCGACTGCGCGGCAAGGGTCTGCATGGCGGCGATCTGAAGGTCACCGTGCGCGTCTCCGATGACTCCGTGTACTCGCGCGAGGGCAACAACCTGATTCTGCGCGCACCCGTCACCCTCGCCGAGGCCGTCGACGGCGCAGTGATTGAGGTGCCCCTGCCGGACGCATCCACCGTGAAGCTGCGCCTGGCGCCCGGCCAGGTCGGCCGCCGACTGCGCGCTAAGGGCCGCGGCTTCAAGGCTAAGGGCGGCGACGGCGACCTGCTGGTCATCCCGGAGATTGTACTGCCCACCGAGCTGAGCGCAGAGGCACAGGAAGCGTTCGATAAGTTCGTAAAACTGGCACCGCAGGAGAACCCGCGTAAGGATCTGTTGAAGAAGGCGAAGTAA
- a CDS encoding nucleotide exchange factor GrpE: MAEQENITPDPLEEAFNAPAAEGHPEAESVETAEDAAEAVEAELQDAVEAESADAALAAERLDSLLRLQAEFTNYKNRTAREKEQLRNFVIGDLVGALLPVLDDIDAARKHGDLQEGPFASIATKLEELLGKQGVERFGEVGDAFDPNIHEAVLQQPTDEVAEDHVSMVLRYGYRVNDRVVRTAQVAVAVAP, encoded by the coding sequence ATGGCTGAGCAGGAAAACATCACCCCCGACCCGCTGGAGGAGGCATTCAACGCCCCCGCAGCGGAAGGCCACCCCGAAGCTGAATCGGTCGAAACTGCCGAAGACGCTGCGGAAGCCGTCGAGGCTGAGCTCCAGGACGCCGTAGAAGCAGAATCTGCGGATGCGGCACTCGCCGCAGAGCGCCTGGACTCCCTGCTTCGCCTGCAGGCAGAGTTCACCAACTACAAGAACCGCACCGCCCGCGAAAAGGAGCAGCTGCGAAACTTCGTAATCGGTGACCTGGTCGGCGCACTGCTGCCGGTGCTCGACGACATCGACGCCGCACGCAAGCACGGCGACCTGCAGGAAGGCCCCTTCGCCTCCATCGCTACCAAGCTCGAAGAGCTGCTCGGCAAGCAGGGCGTGGAGCGCTTCGGTGAAGTAGGCGACGCCTTCGACCCGAACATCCACGAAGCAGTGCTCCAGCAGCCCACCGACGAGGTGGCTGAGGATCATGTCTCCATGGTTCTGCGTTACGGCTACCGCGTCAACGACCGCGTGGTTCGTACCGCTCAGGTGGCTGTGGCTGTCGCACCGTAA